Proteins encoded within one genomic window of Ursus arctos isolate Adak ecotype North America unplaced genomic scaffold, UrsArc2.0 scaffold_7, whole genome shotgun sequence:
- the LOC113251634 gene encoding LOW QUALITY PROTEIN: L-lactate dehydrogenase B chain-like (The sequence of the model RefSeq protein was modified relative to this genomic sequence to represent the inferred CDS: inserted 2 bases in 2 codons), with product MRIKSLAYTRHPAQSIFCEIGSGCNMDSARFCYLMAEKLGIHPTSCHGWILRKHGNSSVAVWSGVNVAGVSFXELNSEMGTXDSENWKEVPKMADESAYEVVKLKGYTNWAIGLSVADLIESLLKNLYRIHPASTMVKGMHGIENKIFPRLLCILNTQGLTSVINQKLKDNEVAQPEVTLWDIQKDRKHL from the exons gTATATTTTGTGAGATTGGAAGTGGGTGTAATATGGATTCTGCTAGATTTTGCTATCTTATGGCTGAAAAACTAGGCATTCATCCCACCAGCTGCCATGGATGGATTTTGAGAAAACATGGCAATTCAAGTGTGGCTGTGTGGAGTGGAGTGAATGTGGCAGGCGTTTCTT CGGAACTGAATTCAGAAATGGGAA ATGACAGTGAAAATTGGAAGGAAGTGCCTAAGATGGCAGATGAAAGTGCCTATGAAGTCGTCAAGCTAAAAGGATATACCAACTGGGCTATTGGATTAAGTGTGGCTGATCTCATTGAATCCTTGTTGAAAAATCTATACAGGATTCATCCAGCGTCAACAATGGTGAAGGGAATGCATGGCATTGAGAACAAAATTTTCCCGAGGCTTCTGTGTATCCTGAACACCCAGGGATTAACCAGTGTTATCAACCAGAAGCTGAAGGATAATGAAGTTGCTCAGCCAGAAGTTACCTTGTGGGACATCCAGAAAGACCGAAAACACCTGTGA